One Desulfurellaceae bacterium genomic window carries:
- a CDS encoding Zn-ribbon domain-containing OB-fold protein, which produces MAEEKKYRKPLPRLDEENRPFWEACARHELYVQKCRSCGTVFYYPRAFCPEDLSTDLEWLKCSGRGTVYTYTATYQNQSAGFRNSLPYIMAYVELEEGVRMLTNIVDCTPEEVSIGMPVEVTFEDATPEISIPLFRPVR; this is translated from the coding sequence ATGGCTGAAGAAAAAAAATACCGCAAACCGCTGCCTCGCCTCGACGAGGAAAACCGCCCCTTCTGGGAAGCCTGCGCCCGGCACGAACTCTACGTACAGAAATGCCGCAGCTGTGGCACGGTTTTTTATTACCCGCGGGCGTTTTGTCCCGAAGACCTGTCCACCGACCTGGAGTGGCTCAAATGCAGCGGCCGGGGCACCGTCTACACCTATACGGCAACCTACCAGAATCAGAGCGCCGGCTTCCGTAACAGCCTGCCCTACATCATGGCCTACGTGGAGCTTGAAGAGGGCGTGCGCATGCTGACCAATATTGTTGACTGTACGCCGGAAGAGGTCAGCATCGGCATGCCGGTCGAGGTCACCTTTGAGGACGCCACGCCGGAGATTTCCATTCCGCTGTTCCGTCCGGTCCGCTGA
- a CDS encoding VacJ family lipoprotein, which yields MISRIVLRSLVALSLCLAVGWPTPVRAQLDAGLGDSLDTPVEVYKDSRLETFNEAMFDVNLWLDEKLMRPVARGYTKVVPEEARLGAQRFLLNLGVLPRVANSLFQFKFRGAAREVSRFMLNSTLGGLGLFDVAKNQFGILESNEDFGQTLGHYGVEGGAYLVLPFLGPSTVRDTVGFVIDGAMDPKQYILSGTHNLAISSGTTVSNAVNERSLNLELFEQVDRFSLDLYSAAQDFYLQRREQQIEE from the coding sequence ATGATCAGTCGAATCGTTCTTCGGTCCCTCGTAGCGCTAAGCCTGTGCCTGGCCGTGGGCTGGCCGACACCGGTTCGGGCGCAGCTCGACGCCGGCCTTGGCGACTCCCTGGACACCCCCGTCGAGGTGTACAAGGATTCTCGGCTTGAAACGTTCAACGAAGCCATGTTTGACGTCAACCTGTGGCTGGATGAGAAGCTTATGCGCCCGGTGGCCAGGGGCTACACCAAAGTCGTTCCCGAGGAAGCCCGCCTGGGCGCGCAGCGCTTCTTGCTCAACCTGGGCGTTTTGCCCCGTGTCGCCAACAGCCTGTTTCAGTTCAAGTTTCGCGGTGCGGCGCGGGAGGTAAGCCGCTTCATGCTCAATTCCACGCTGGGCGGACTCGGCCTTTTTGATGTGGCCAAGAACCAGTTCGGGATTCTGGAGAGCAACGAAGACTTCGGCCAGACACTGGGCCATTACGGCGTCGAAGGCGGCGCCTATCTCGTCCTGCCGTTTCTGGGTCCGTCAACCGTCCGTGACACCGTCGGCTTTGTGATTGACGGGGCGATGGACCCCAAACAGTATATCCTGTCCGGCACGCACAACCTTGCGATCAGCAGCGGCACGACCGTCAGCAACGCCGTCAACGAACGCTCCTTGAACCTGGAGCTGTTTGAACAGGTTGACCGCTTCTCGCTGGACCTCTACAGCGCCGCCCAGGACTTCTACCTGCAGCGCCGAGAGCAGCAGATTGAGGAATAG
- a CDS encoding MaoC family dehydratase N-terminal domain-containing protein, giving the protein MALDFDRSILGAVFDETSFAPITTQEILDFAAALGETNPLYTDEAAAAEGPYGGLVAPPTFLTKLRPNKMTPENMPKFGKFGFDGGRDLDVFAPVRPGDSLTMVSKIHDIYEKTGRSGSMYFIVLRNEVSNQNGKKVAVIDHRIMQR; this is encoded by the coding sequence ATGGCACTCGACTTCGACCGTTCCATCCTGGGGGCCGTCTTTGATGAGACCTCCTTCGCCCCCATCACCACACAGGAAATCCTGGACTTTGCCGCCGCCCTGGGCGAGACCAACCCGCTGTATACCGACGAAGCTGCGGCGGCCGAGGGTCCGTATGGCGGTCTGGTTGCGCCGCCGACCTTTCTGACCAAGCTGCGGCCGAATAAAATGACGCCCGAGAATATGCCCAAGTTCGGCAAATTCGGCTTTGACGGCGGCAGAGACCTCGATGTGTTTGCGCCGGTCCGACCCGGCGACAGCCTGACGATGGTCAGCAAGATCCACGACATCTATGAAAAAACCGGGCGCAGCGGCAGCATGTATTTCATCGTCCTGCGCAATGAGGTCAGTAATCAGAACGGTAAAAAAGTGGCCGTCATTGACCATAGGATCATGCAGCGATGA
- a CDS encoding PHP domain-containing protein, whose translation MARILDLHSHSEASDDSRAPVEAYLKWLARKREERPIDGLVLTEHRKFDSASDYRALEDKYGLLILKASEVETEYGHILVYGVNDDILKHFDFSNVRLPAQHVITEVTRMGGIAMPCHPGRPTIGLIEHYEKRPPLEGVCGVEALNGGSKKGENERVAELIDHYGYHAFGGSDSHLVSFIGICATEFDRDISSTEDLVDALRGGGYRPLDFRVRRAQASNAA comes from the coding sequence ATGGCACGTATTCTCGATCTCCATTCGCACTCCGAAGCCTCCGACGACAGCCGCGCCCCAGTTGAGGCCTACCTGAAATGGCTGGCCCGCAAACGTGAAGAGCGCCCCATCGACGGCCTGGTCTTGACCGAGCACCGTAAATTCGATTCCGCCAGCGACTACCGCGCCCTCGAAGACAAATACGGCCTGCTCATCCTCAAAGCCTCCGAGGTCGAGACCGAGTACGGCCATATTCTGGTCTACGGGGTGAACGACGACATCCTCAAGCACTTCGATTTTTCCAACGTCCGGCTGCCGGCCCAGCACGTCATCACCGAGGTGACCCGGATGGGCGGCATCGCCATGCCGTGTCATCCCGGTCGGCCGACCATCGGCCTGATCGAACACTACGAAAAACGGCCCCCGCTCGAAGGGGTGTGTGGCGTTGAAGCCCTCAACGGCGGCAGCAAAAAAGGCGAGAACGAGCGGGTGGCCGAGTTGATCGACCACTACGGCTACCACGCCTTTGGTGGCAGCGACTCGCATCTGGTGAGCTTTATCGGCATCTGCGCCACCGAATTTGATCGCGACATCAGTTCGACCGAAGATCTGGTCGACGCGCTGCGTGGCGGAGGCTACCGACCGCTGGACTTTCGGGTGCGCAGAGCCCAGGCTTCAAACGCAGCCTAA